One part of the Myxococcales bacterium genome encodes these proteins:
- a CDS encoding iron-containing alcohol dehydrogenase gives MTDTPLSRFAFPTEIHFGNGARHQVAPRLDAEGLRRPLIVTDKALAALPLTKDLAASLAAAGLTPATFDGVWGNPVASQVTAGVKAYAAHGADGIVGLGGGAALDVAKAIALMVNHPGALFDYEDELPGARAIDRPIPFWVALPTTAGTGSEVGRSAVISDDDTHVKKIIFSPRLLAKVVYADPELTVGLPAAVTAATGMDALTHNVEAFLARAYHPICEGIALEGVHLAAFHLPRAVATPEDLEARAGMLMSSMMGAIAFQKGLGIVHSSAHALGTVCNMHHGLANGVMIDHALRLNVDAVGDKFRRLAQAAGLTDPGAPAFFAWLERLKARIGIPATLTAAGVSRDHLSALVDVAVADGCHQNNPRPCNRDDFQTLFEKAFSS, from the coding sequence ATGACTGACACACCCCTGTCTCGTTTTGCGTTTCCCACCGAGATTCACTTCGGCAACGGCGCCCGTCATCAGGTGGCGCCCCGGCTCGACGCCGAAGGCCTGCGCCGGCCCCTCATCGTCACGGACAAGGCGCTCGCAGCCCTTCCGTTGACGAAAGACCTCGCCGCGTCCCTGGCGGCAGCAGGCCTCACGCCGGCCACGTTCGATGGCGTGTGGGGCAATCCGGTCGCGTCGCAGGTGACGGCCGGCGTGAAGGCCTACGCCGCACACGGCGCCGATGGCATCGTGGGACTCGGAGGCGGCGCCGCACTCGACGTGGCCAAGGCGATCGCGCTCATGGTGAACCACCCGGGGGCGCTCTTCGATTACGAAGACGAGCTGCCCGGCGCGCGCGCGATCGATCGCCCCATCCCCTTCTGGGTGGCCCTGCCCACCACCGCGGGCACCGGCAGCGAAGTGGGGCGCAGCGCCGTCATCTCGGATGACGACACGCACGTTAAAAAGATCATCTTTTCCCCGCGTCTTTTGGCCAAGGTGGTGTACGCCGATCCCGAGCTGACCGTGGGACTTCCTGCCGCCGTCACGGCTGCAACGGGCATGGACGCCCTCACCCACAACGTGGAAGCGTTTCTCGCCCGCGCCTACCACCCGATCTGCGAGGGCATTGCGCTCGAGGGCGTGCACCTGGCGGCTTTCCATCTGCCGCGCGCGGTGGCAACCCCGGAGGATCTCGAGGCCAGAGCGGGCATGTTGATGTCATCCATGATGGGGGCGATCGCTTTTCAGAAGGGCCTTGGGATCGTGCACTCCTCGGCACACGCCCTGGGAACGGTCTGCAACATGCACCACGGGCTGGCCAATGGCGTGATGATCGACCACGCCCTGCGCCTCAATGTGGACGCCGTGGGTGACAAGTTTCGTCGGCTGGCGCAAGCCGCGGGCCTGACCGACCCCGGGGCGCCCGCGTTCTTTGCGTGGCTCGAGCGCCTCAAGGCCCGCATCGGGATCCCCGCCACGCTCACCGCGGCGGGCGTCAGCCGCGACCACCTGAGCGCGCTCGTGGACGTGGCCGTGGCCGACGGCTGTCATCAGAACAACCCTCGCCCCTGCAACCGGGACGATTTCCAAACCCTCTTCGAGAAGGCGTTTTCCTCGTGA